From Coleofasciculus sp. FACHB-T130, the proteins below share one genomic window:
- a CDS encoding response regulator — translation MSRVLVVDDVPTELEMICRILQEAGMEVVRASDGEEAIARIQEKPPDLVILDVVMPRMNGFEVVRELRENEETKHLPVVFCTQKNTEIDKAWGIELGADAYVSKPLEAKQFINLVRRLL, via the coding sequence TATTAGTCGTCGATGATGTGCCGACTGAACTAGAGATGATTTGCCGAATTTTACAAGAAGCGGGGATGGAAGTGGTGAGAGCGAGTGATGGAGAGGAAGCGATCGCTCGCATCCAGGAGAAGCCACCCGACCTCGTGATATTGGATGTGGTCATGCCACGAATGAACGGATTTGAAGTGGTGCGGGAGTTACGAGAGAACGAGGAAACCAAACACTTACCTGTCGTGTTTTGTACGCAAAAAAATACAGAGATTGATAAAGCTTGGGGAATCGAGCTGGGAGCCGATGCTTATGTAAGTAAGCCACTTGAGGCGAAACAGTTTATTAATCTGGTACGACGCCTTCTCTAA
- a CDS encoding chemotaxis protein CheW — MPRQFVLFGQDKSLFAVELTAVREVLVLGDQTITAVPNTLPFLLGLTNLRGEILAVADFGRFMGADPVESHEARSRILVVEAPDPRDINLPSMRMGLAVSHVEGVLSLDPDQIVSAAEVSEELAPFLRGLYDCQGRLLMIVDVEAIAHSDRW; from the coding sequence ATGCCTCGCCAATTCGTTCTCTTTGGTCAAGACAAGAGCCTGTTTGCAGTCGAACTAACGGCAGTCAGAGAAGTGCTGGTTTTGGGCGATCAAACCATTACCGCTGTTCCGAATACGCTTCCTTTTTTATTGGGTTTAACCAATCTGCGAGGGGAAATTCTGGCAGTAGCAGATTTTGGTCGGTTCATGGGTGCCGACCCTGTGGAAAGTCACGAAGCTCGGAGTCGGATTTTAGTCGTAGAAGCGCCCGACCCGCGCGATATCAATCTCCCATCGATGCGGATGGGATTAGCAGTTTCTCATGTCGAGGGTGTGCTATCTCTCGATCCCGATCAAATTGTCTCGGCAGCAGAGGTGAGTGAGGAACTGGCTCCTTTTTTGCGAGGCTTATATGACTGTCAGGGACGCTTACTCATGATTGTGGATGTAGAAGCGATCGCGCATTCGGATCGCTGGTAA
- a CDS encoding PAS domain S-box protein: MESSYQPIEVPQSSDLIGTLQSFSKKATIAVIAIGCAVLLGWMFNIPILKSILPGLVTMKANAAVCFILSGTSLWLWHRYPADESKRRLGQWFAGIVMVVGLLTLMQYVLGWDFGIDQLLFKASSDTFGTSSPGRMAPNTALNFLMLGVALLLFLGPYINYQAAQILSLAAFSVALLGVLGYLYGVKSLYGISSYTQMALHAAVGFALLSTGILFARPDRGVMAVVTSQNAGGMMARRMSPAVLGIPPLLGWIILAGYRAKSLETEIAISVLGSLNIIVFAVLIWWNSRNLNGIDIKRQRAETELRTLNQELEQRIDERTAELTEANQERDRFFTLSLDLLCIIGFDGTFKRLNPSWTRILGFAVEELLAQPFIEFIHPDDRDKSLAEAEKLTIGSQVLYFENRYRCKDGSYRWLAWTANAATDNQVMYCIARDITSSKQAEAELRESQERLEAIIDNYTAVIYLKDLEGRYILVNRQYEILFHKTKEQVVGKTDYDFFPKEMADAFRANDRKVIETGISLEMEEIVGQDDGLHAYLSTKFLLKNSTGAAYALCGISTDISDRKRTEEALQQQVQMLDLANDTIVLRDLDDRIAYWNQGAERLYGWAKEETVGQYIHAFLKTIFPQPVEEIKAACLRDGRWEGELIHTKRDGTQIVVASRWTLQREESGQPKAILEINNDITERKAAEETIRQNEERYRSLIAATSQIVWATDAQGQVVDMPAWRAFTGQSEEQVKGWGWLDAVHPEDRDPTARIWNKALETKSLYQVEYRIRAADGSYGYFWVRGIPVLAEDGSIREWVGVCTDISDRKQAEADLQRTAADLARSSAELRQQTSILQLVLNSMGEAVIVADETGKFLLFNPAAEKMFGLGSGDAPPDRWSTQYGLFLPDTVTVYPTADLPMTKAIRGEAVDDVEMFTRHAGIPEGLWAKINGRPLKDDNGVLKGGAIVCRNITSDKQAQERLQQLAKEQERLLQELKNRQNALDESAIVSETDLKGTITYANERFCQISGYTQEELMGQNHRIVNSGYHPKSFFQDFWATVYRGGVWKGEIKNKRKDGSLYWVDTTVSPIFDTNGNIIKYIGIRFDITQQKEAADRLIKLAEERKIEADSLTQQVVKLLGEIKGAAKGDLTVKAQVTNDILGALADSFNYLVTSLRKVVINIQDAAAQANQATTASIGNTNELAQQARTQALQIESTLKQIERMLNSIKDVSDAAKRAEQVAQQAATTAEMGGQAVDRTVDGINELRQTIAETSKMMKRLGEGSQQIGKIVTSISQIASQTNLLALNATIEAARAGEQGQGFAVVAEEVRKLAERSASATEEISEIVKTIQDEISRVMRAMESGTQQVVEGTHIAAAAKTNLIAIIEVSREINALVQNITRAAQKQTISAEEIAGSVKQVNAISTNTAQKAEDVTNSLGGLAVVVNKLQSSVTNFRSQ, encoded by the coding sequence ATGGAAAGTTCATATCAGCCGATAGAGGTGCCTCAGTCTTCCGACCTCATCGGGACACTTCAATCCTTTTCTAAAAAAGCCACTATAGCAGTCATTGCAATCGGTTGTGCGGTACTACTAGGTTGGATGTTTAACATTCCCATCCTGAAAAGCATCTTGCCAGGTCTGGTAACGATGAAAGCAAACGCAGCGGTGTGTTTTATCCTCAGCGGTACATCGTTGTGGTTGTGGCACCGTTATCCCGCTGACGAGTCGAAGCGCCGCTTGGGACAATGGTTTGCCGGGATCGTTATGGTCGTCGGTTTGCTCACGCTGATGCAGTATGTTCTGGGGTGGGATTTCGGCATTGACCAACTTCTGTTCAAGGCGTCGTCAGACACCTTTGGCACTTCCTCCCCTGGTCGGATGGCTCCCAATACTGCCCTTAATTTTTTGATGTTGGGGGTGGCTCTACTGCTGTTTCTCGGCCCCTATATTAATTATCAAGCCGCTCAAATTCTTAGCTTAGCGGCATTCTCAGTCGCCTTGCTGGGGGTACTGGGCTACCTTTATGGTGTGAAATCCCTTTATGGGATTAGCTCTTACACCCAAATGGCCTTGCACGCAGCAGTGGGATTTGCGCTTCTTAGCACCGGCATTCTGTTTGCTCGTCCAGATCGAGGGGTGATGGCAGTTGTCACCAGTCAGAATGCAGGGGGTATGATGGCGAGGCGGATGTCACCGGCTGTACTTGGAATTCCGCCACTTTTAGGTTGGATAATCTTAGCCGGGTACCGGGCGAAGTCTTTGGAAACCGAGATCGCCATCTCGGTTTTAGGTAGCTTGAATATTATTGTTTTTGCCGTTCTGATTTGGTGGAATTCTCGAAACCTGAATGGCATTGATATCAAACGCCAGCGCGCAGAAACGGAACTTCGCACCCTGAATCAAGAACTCGAACAACGCATTGATGAGCGCACGGCAGAATTAACGGAAGCGAATCAAGAACGCGATCGCTTCTTTACTCTCTCTCTTGACCTGCTGTGTATTATCGGATTTGACGGCACTTTTAAGCGCCTCAATCCTTCATGGACAAGAATCCTGGGCTTCGCGGTCGAGGAACTTTTGGCTCAACCGTTTATTGAGTTTATCCATCCAGATGACCGAGACAAGAGCTTAGCCGAAGCCGAAAAACTGACTATTGGTTCGCAGGTACTGTATTTTGAAAATCGCTATAGGTGTAAGGATGGCTCCTACCGATGGTTGGCATGGACTGCGAACGCGGCGACTGATAATCAAGTCATGTACTGCATTGCCCGTGACATCACCTCCAGCAAGCAGGCGGAAGCCGAACTTAGGGAAAGTCAAGAACGCCTAGAGGCAATCATCGACAATTACACTGCTGTCATCTATCTCAAAGATTTGGAAGGTCGTTACATTCTGGTCAACCGCCAGTATGAAATCCTGTTCCACAAAACTAAAGAGCAGGTTGTCGGCAAGACTGACTATGATTTCTTCCCGAAAGAGATGGCTGATGCCTTCCGGGCTAACGATCGCAAGGTAATTGAAACCGGAATCTCTTTAGAAATGGAAGAGATTGTGGGTCAAGACGATGGACTCCACGCCTACCTTTCCACGAAGTTTCTCTTAAAGAATTCTACTGGCGCGGCCTACGCCCTCTGTGGGATTTCCACCGACATTAGCGATCGCAAGCGGACAGAAGAAGCATTGCAGCAACAGGTGCAGATGCTGGATTTAGCCAATGACACCATCGTGCTTCGGGATCTCGACGATCGCATCGCTTACTGGAATCAAGGCGCAGAAAGACTCTACGGCTGGGCAAAGGAAGAAACCGTAGGACAATACATCCACGCATTTTTAAAAACCATCTTTCCCCAACCCGTCGAGGAAATTAAAGCCGCGTGTCTGCGGGATGGACGTTGGGAAGGAGAACTCATCCACACCAAGCGCGATGGGACACAGATCGTTGTCGCGAGTCGCTGGACATTGCAACGGGAGGAATCCGGTCAGCCCAAAGCAATCCTAGAAATCAACAATGACATTACTGAGCGCAAAGCTGCTGAGGAAACCATCCGTCAGAACGAGGAAAGGTATCGCTCATTGATCGCCGCCACCTCGCAGATAGTCTGGGCGACAGACGCCCAAGGACAAGTGGTTGATATGCCAGCTTGGAGAGCGTTTACAGGTCAAAGCGAGGAACAAGTGAAAGGCTGGGGATGGTTAGACGCCGTGCATCCAGAAGATCGCGATCCCACTGCTCGTATTTGGAATAAAGCCCTTGAAACGAAGAGTCTCTATCAGGTTGAGTATCGTATCCGAGCCGCAGATGGCAGCTATGGATACTTCTGGGTTCGCGGGATTCCCGTCTTAGCAGAAGATGGTAGTATCCGCGAGTGGGTTGGCGTCTGCACCGACATTAGCGATCGCAAACAAGCGGAAGCAGATTTACAGAGAACAGCAGCAGATTTGGCTCGTTCCTCGGCTGAACTTCGGCAGCAAACCAGTATCTTGCAATTAGTCCTCAACAGCATGGGTGAGGCAGTCATCGTCGCCGATGAAACCGGAAAGTTTTTACTGTTCAACCCCGCTGCGGAGAAAATGTTCGGATTGGGTTCAGGAGATGCCCCCCCCGATCGATGGTCAACGCAGTATGGCTTGTTTTTGCCCGATACCGTGACCGTTTACCCAACCGCAGATTTACCGATGACAAAGGCAATCCGAGGCGAAGCTGTTGACGACGTAGAGATGTTTACCCGTCATGCTGGTATACCAGAAGGTTTGTGGGCAAAAATTAACGGCAGACCGCTGAAAGACGACAACGGTGTCCTCAAAGGCGGGGCGATTGTTTGTCGCAACATCACCAGCGACAAGCAAGCCCAAGAACGTTTACAACAACTCGCGAAGGAGCAGGAACGCCTGCTGCAAGAACTGAAAAACCGGCAAAATGCCCTTGATGAATCGGCGATTGTCAGCGAAACCGACTTAAAAGGAACCATTACCTATGCTAACGAGCGGTTCTGCCAAATCTCTGGATACACCCAGGAAGAACTAATGGGGCAAAACCATCGCATCGTTAACTCTGGCTACCACCCAAAATCCTTTTTCCAAGACTTCTGGGCTACGGTTTATCGGGGCGGTGTGTGGAAAGGAGAAATCAAAAATAAGCGCAAAGATGGTTCTTTGTATTGGGTTGACACTACAGTGTCCCCAATCTTTGACACTAATGGCAATATCATCAAATATATCGGGATTCGCTTCGACATTACCCAGCAAAAAGAAGCGGCTGATAGACTTATCAAATTAGCAGAAGAGCGAAAAATTGAGGCAGATTCTCTAACTCAACAAGTCGTCAAGCTTTTGGGTGAAATTAAAGGTGCAGCCAAGGGAGATTTAACGGTTAAAGCTCAAGTCACCAATGACATCTTAGGAGCATTAGCAGACTCTTTCAACTACCTTGTCACCTCTTTACGGAAAGTGGTCATTAATATCCAAGATGCAGCAGCACAAGCTAATCAAGCTACAACTGCATCGATTGGTAACACTAACGAACTCGCACAGCAAGCTCGCACCCAAGCCTTGCAAATTGAGTCCACCTTAAAACAAATTGAGCGGATGCTCAACTCGATTAAAGATGTCTCAGATGCTGCAAAACGAGCCGAACAAGTGGCACAGCAAGCCGCTACCACAGCAGAAATGGGAGGGCAAGCGGTAGACCGCACGGTTGATGGAATTAACGAACTCCGCCAAACGATTGCCGAAACTTCAAAAATGATGAAACGTCTAGGCGAAGGGTCGCAACAAATTGGCAAAATTGTAACATCTATTTCTCAAATTGCTTCTCAAACAAACTTGCTGGCATTGAATGCCACAATTGAGGCAGCACGCGCCGGAGAACAAGGGCAAGGCTTCGCAGTCGTAGCGGAGGAAGTTCGCAAGCTCGCAGAACGTTCTGCTTCAGCAACCGAAGAAATATCGGAGATTGTGAAAACAATTCAAGATGAAATTAGTCGGGTGATGAGGGCAATGGAATCCGGTACTCAACAAGTTGTTGAAGGAACGCACATTGCCGCAGCTGCCAAGACGAATCTGATTGCGATTATTGAAGTCAGCCGCGAAATTAATGCTTTGGTACAAAACATTACTCGTGCTGCTCAAAAACAGACAATTTCGGCAGAAGAAATTGCAGGCAGTGTGAAGCAGGTGAACGCTATTTCTACCAACACTGCCCAAAAAGCGGAAGACGTAACGAATTCACTTGGTGGGTTAGCTGTTGTCGTGAATAAACTCCAAAGTTCAGTGACAAACTTCCGTTCGCAATAA